Below is a window of Populus alba chromosome 2, ASM523922v2, whole genome shotgun sequence DNA.
TGCTGTAGTACTTGCCATTATTCTGTGTTCGGGTGCACCTGCTCTTATCAGCATGTGCACTTgattttcttctaaaattttaGAGTCAGAGgagtgaattttattttttgagatcaaTCCACATCTGGATGAAATTGTGCCTCCAAGTTCCAAAATCTGAGTTTATTTTAATGCTAAGTTGAGGGAATTTTCTCGCTTATAGGTCTCATAAAACAGTTTGTGATTGCTACTGTTATTTCCCGCTGTTTATATATGCAGGATGATGATGCAGTTAATGCAGAAGCTTTCATCAATAAAGCTTCATTTTTGGTTAGCAGCAGCCAACATGAAGTGTTGAACTTGCAATACAAGGTTCAGATAATCAATTGGTTCCAAGGATGATTTAATACAAGGCTGAAAAGTTCTTTGTTTTGTTAAGTTTTTTGCTTCTTGTTTCATGTTGTCAGGTGTGTTATGCAAGAATTTTGGATTTAAAGAGGAAGTTTTTGGAAGCAGCACTGCGTTACTATAACATCTCTCAAATTGAGAAGAGACAAATAGGAGATGAGTACGTAAAACTAGGTTTATATTTATCATGATTGTTTGgtatatttattcttttgtttaCATTCTCTGTGGAATCTTAGATTTTTATCCAAtcgtttttttctagtttttttttagtcataTAGATTGTTATTCAAGCATTGAATCTTTTCCTGCTTCTGCACTACCTGTGATTGTCCTTATAGCAGCACTGAATGCCACATCTGCTATGATTCTCTCCAAATTACcttaaataaattttggattTGGAAACATAATTCAGAAGACTGTTTACTTGTAACTAATGCAGTACCTTGCATTTTATGCTTATGAATTATCCAACTCCATGTGAAAGTATATCGTTTAATATAGCCTTTCATATTTGAATATTTCAGCTTGTTTTATATGGTTATCTTTGTGCTcagctttaaaatataaaatttatcatcTGCAACAAAAAATTGCTGCTGCTCTcaacttttaatatataaaatttattatctgCAAAGAGATGGTGCACATCCACTCTCCTGTTCCTATTTAAAAATTGTTGGTGTGTTGATACACTGATATACATAGTTATTTACATTATTCTGTTGTGTTCATCATAGAACTATTGATGAGGAAGCATTGGAGCAAGCTCTATCTGCTGCTGTGACATGTACAATCTTGGCTGCTGCTGGTCCTCAACGATCACGTGTTCTTGCTACTCTGTATAAGGTAAACAATCCTAGCATATGCGCATGAGAAATTGATTCACATTATACTGCTGGGAGATATACTGATATATTGAGGCATGGTCTAGGATGAACGATGCTCAAAGTTAAAAATTTATCCTATATTACAAAAggttctctctctccctctctctctctctctctcacacacacacactttcaCCATACTGCACCAATATATctgttttcatttttatgttttttcaccCTCAATGCCTCCCAAGTTTTATTAATGGAAACCTTGTATGAATTTACCAGGTGTATTTAGAGAGAATTTTGAGAAAACCTGAAATCGATGCATTTTCTGAGGAACTCAAAGCACATCAGGTTAAAACATCTTTTCCACACTGTTTATTGATGCTACCTTCACTTGATTATGATTTATGATTGGTAACCTTTTGCTTATTCAACAGAAAGCACTTCTGCCAGACAATTTCACTGTACTGGATCGTGCTATGATTGAGCACAATCTTTTGAGTGCAAGCAAACTGTACACAAATATTAGGTTGGAGATGCAATGGTCTTGGATTACCTTTTCCTTTAGGTTCCCTGGCATAACATCTGtactatttttgttttccacTGTATTTTTGCTGTAGCTTTGATGAGTTGGGCACCTTGCTGGGAATCCCTCCGCACAAGGTTGGTTTGTCATGATTTGCCAAGGCTCTCACTTAATTGATGTTCTACTGATCATATTGCATGCCATGTTTTCCTTAAATATTTCCTCCTttgatgttatgttttgaaatctGATGGGAATTCGGTCTTCCTATGCATTTTCATGGGTTTTCCATATGCTTGGATCCATCCATTGACTGGTGCGTCTCAGATGATAAGAGCATGCATACTAGAAATTTTGTGCCTATTTAATCTTGttttactcattttttttatctgcaaTGCTTTATGATGCTTGCTTATTTGGGTCGTGCTTTGAATATCAAGTCTCTGCTAGTGTTGGCTCTGTCCTttcattttcctcttcttttttcctcctcAGAATATGCTTTAACAGTGCATATCATTTTTGGAGCTTGAACATATTTACTTTGCTTTGCAGGCAGAGAAGATAGCATCAAGAATGATTTACGAGGATAGGATGAGGGGAACGATTGATCAGGTATGAACTATGAAATTCTGATTCTGGCTTTCTAAATTTCACAGTTCTGATATTCAGACTGCGTATCAT
It encodes the following:
- the LOC118056192 gene encoding COP9 signalosome complex subunit 4, which gives rise to MEGAFAGASAITDQRQKIEQYKHILSSVFSSNDIVQSKKFIDHMLSDDVPLVVSRQLLQTFAHELGRLEPETEKEIAMYTLAQIQPRVVSFEEQVLIIREKLAELFESEQQWSKAAQMLSGIDLDSGMRIIDDTFRLSKCVQIARLYLEDDDAVNAEAFINKASFLVSSSQHEVLNLQYKVCYARILDLKRKFLEAALRYYNISQIEKRQIGDETIDEEALEQALSAAVTCTILAAAGPQRSRVLATLYKDERCSKLKIYPILQKVYLERILRKPEIDAFSEELKAHQKALLPDNFTVLDRAMIEHNLLSASKLYTNISFDELGTLLGIPPHKAEKIASRMIYEDRMRGTIDQVEAVIHFEDDTEELQQWDQQIVGLCQALNDVLDSMAKKGLSVPV